caaggactcagccacgtccagcctaaaacctcaaaaagaaaccctcgaccctcaacatcatacgagcataaaccccccatcaaaagtgtcggctatctacatcaaaaagatccGGCTTCTACTTATCGcgcgcgggtctcacacccaacccggtgcatcggtagcggtggcggcggcaacatcctcgcatcgctccatcccgacgaacgtgtACGTAAATGAACTCCCGAATGACAGGCCCAAACCaagcctatgtcgtacatcactagacaacgtactcgaataaaagtcggTCCGGGAacagggacagtctatctcaaagacactcgacctctacatcggatggtagaccgtaaaacacCCCTCCGCGTGACGggaggaagcggcatactgctaatctaaaatgttattccccaaaggggtgagtacaaccactcagtagatagggaaatccaataacaactcaatgcatcatgcaatcatacatgcattgcaggcattacttacctcgaagccatgtgcatactatcatgcatcattatatcaattcataacacattcatgtgtatcctcattgtaacatacatgtcatggcatcattacatcatacatgacatcatcatcatagcatcatttcatcatacatgtcttcgagccatatcatatatcatcatcattatcattaccatgcatatcatcatgcatatcatatcataggtgatcatccctatttcacatatcatcatcatcatcatcatcatgcatataatatcatgggtgatcgtcattatttcacatcacatatcatcatcatcatcatcatcatcatcatgcatatcatcatgcatatcatatcataggtgatcatccctatttcacatcacatatcatcattatcatcatcatcatcatgcatatcatcatgcatataacatcatgcatatcatgtcatgatttaatttccacttttggatttcaatcttgatcaccacatcactcatttttcaatttatcaattttatcatcccctgggcaaagacctccgataGGGTTCCCAAAGATTCgaccatcccatggccaccggcaTCCGCCCCCACAGTCCgtggcatctcgcatctcaactagcatcacgaggcattccattcgggcgaaacctccgatgtggcttccggcatttacactccccgacgggcatcccgcaccccaatcctggcatcgcgaggcattcctttcgggcaaagacctccgacaaggcttccggccccccacatttcgggcatcctgaatcttcCAGGGAATCCGGCAATacatctctgtacattccggcctcatcctccaccaccaccacttactcacttatcattattttgatctcattttaacatggcatatgattcacacatgcatcacgattcatggtcatacatacaccaatgtcttatcatacatgcaacaatgcataattatttattaataaattcaatggaatttatggccaataaaataatccattttattttattactattattttattattatttttatttatttttattatcataaataaatattaaattaaatatctataatttcccaaaatcataaaattcaagcaatcattaaacaaaccaataggatgaaaatttcatgcaaaattcatggccaaattgaatttcacacgatttcacaatttccacaaaatagcacataatattcggataatgaccagaataCACAGTTTCTGagtaaattcgattaaaatatccatatggcctccaaaaactATGAAAGTTttcagagtgatagccaagacattttctcacaactttcatgcagaactccaagccagattatttttagattattttatacaacctcacgaagcttctggatctattaccgcatcgtccagtaaacacatctccgaaatattgagatttcacctagctattctctttcgtttcctctgaaatttagatatgttatacatcaaggtatcctatacaagtttcatgaagagatccaagtcaaataaccagagtatagtcatcatttaggtccttgaagtctcgggtatctcaaaatacacCACGagaatcattttcttcaagatctagtcgattcactaggctatacttgttcatttcacttcaaattttattatgttgtattttaagatgtctcctacaattttcatgaagaaaccgaagtgagattctcaacaaaaaccaacatgcaaccacgaatccaacAAGAgatcagtaaaaactctccagatctgaggtctccgtataacaagacttgaacccctcaaatctccataattttccacgaaatttaagtatgttgtagttcaagatgtcatatacaactctcatgaagaaatcgaagccaaaatcggactctaaacacacattcTAGCTCAAACAAGTCACTaactcacacggtccgaacacaaacagccacaTCTTCCAACATGCATCATCCATGCCTCGGTTTTGCTCATTAAACACCTAAAACTCAACATGCAAACCACATATCAACaagcaagagaagctagaggacttccacttgcctctaggatggaCGGTCGACGGTGAACGGCTGCGTAcacggcggacgaacggcggACGGATGGCGgtttccctcctcctctctctcggccgctcctcctctctctcgcacacctctctctctcttcctctcctttggGCGAGCAAAATggccggccactctctctctcttcccttcttatttCCCCAATttctcatgattagcaatcatgagattgcctaaaaaccaaccaatgcatggccttccctttgccacttgtcacattgaattttgaattgaatttgggcttcttgggcttgggcctctaTGGCCGGCGACTACTCCTCCCTTGGGCCTCCATTGGGCCGGTCGACTTCCCCTCTTGGGCCCCTcatcttggcccattaaaggcttaggccaaatgggcttaaggcccattcaaaaattaacccctttttcccttctttttttttatcgccatcgccatcgagGAAAATCATGGGAAATCATCACACTCATTCTCCaaaagaatcaaatcaaaatgaagaaaccCCAAGTTAAGCTGGAAAATTGAAcgaaattgagaagaaattacTTCGTATTTCGCacatttaacaaaataattaactACAGCCATTCCCCTCAAACGTCCTCGACGGGTTGTCAACAATTTCTTAGTCGCATTGCCACTAGATTAATCATTTATCAGcacaaaagataataataatgaacGCGTGATGTAATTAGTCATCTGGAGACGCTCTATATAGATGAATCCAAGATCGACATCAGTTTAAAATGAATCAGCATTTCAACACGTTTGACTGAGACTAACAATATATGTAAAGAATGTTagaactcaaaaaaaaattggtgcaTCATATGTGCTGCACTCACTATATCTTAGCATTTCGAATTCAGTAAATCGCACGAGAAAATCCCTTTATTGTAACTTAGCTAGTCTAATATTTTTATCTGGTAGCTTACATGTCCTTTTGTGTAGTATTTTTCAATCGAATTggagaaatttgattttgaattagGGTATCAATTTCGGGTTTTACTCACTGTTTGTTATAGGTGTgtcaatttgtaatttttcatgagGATGatctaatttaacggaaattaacaGAGAGCATACAAATGTAAAGTTTCTAGGTTTTTTGTGGTTACAAAATTAGTTTaacataaatttgtcataagcgCATAAATTAGAGGTTTATTATAACGTTAATTAGAGATGAACGGTTCCAAATTCTGCTTGAAATTTGGAATCTATCCATAAGAAtagattctttaatttttagaatctaGAATTTACCATTTACCCTACATACTCAAAAACCCAGAACCTACCTTATTACAAGCTTGAGGGTCGATTTCAAAATCTACCTATATTCCATCTATTGTCTTGATTGAACAATTGTAATAAATCTTCATAGCTAATGACTACTATTTGCAAAAATTCATAATCATAACTCATATTTAGatacacgaaaaatatgaaatattaacaaaataaatgtttCCGTCATGAATATTGTCAGAAATAGAAACTCAGACTAGTGGATTCATAATACACACTTATCATTGGACGACACCGCCTCCCTCCACAACGCCATGTACCACTCCGCAATCACCTCCCCCTAGCTTCAGACTTTGGGAATTGGACCAATCTATAATCCGGCTGGACCGGACCATGACAACATTCGTACGATTGTCGCTGTGTGACATCTTTAGGACACactctattatttttttttttaggtttttttttttttttttttggtcataaacgagttttatatatataataaactGGACTCAGGCAGGAGAGCCCAAACTGGGAGTGTCGTTATAAAGCAAAGCCCAAAGGGCCTGAGAGGAGAAGATAGCCAGGAGCCTTATTCACTCCAAATTCAAACACAGCAGCCTTCACCTCTTCCATGgttttttttaccactaaatAATTGTTCATTTCATCACCAACTCTTCTGGGACATAAATTCAATACAGGTTCAAAGTTTCTAGGCCCCATCAATGTATATAGGTCCCAAAAAAggagattgtttttttttcaggttAGTGGCCAGGTTTTTGTTCCGAGTCATATTCCAAACTATGGGTGGGATGTGGTGATGTAAGGACAGCGAAGGTTACATGAAATGGGCGGATTAATCTTTGTAATCACCTATTATTTTAGTTGATCACTGATGTAACGTACATATTTAATGTTTAGTATAGTTTAAATACTCAACCACTCTTGGCATTCTCTTTATTGGCATTGTgtaattcttcatttttaatcTGTCTGCGACAACGACGTGACACGGCCACATATGGCGAAGGGTTGTATTGATCTCGGGTTTATGTAATTTTTAAAGAGATGATAAGAAAGGTAGATCATATATAAGCTAAATTAGATAATTATCAAATTTGAGTTTATCAATGATTTTGATGTTTAGTGGAGTGAATCACCTATTGGGGTCCTTGTTTGTTTGGTCTCGTGATTGGATCTCACTTTCAAgttaatttataaaatcatctcTGATTGTATCGTGATGTTGATAAGTGATGAAATATGGGAGCCATGCTAACCAATGCCAGgaactttttgagaaaaaaaataatatgagaATTCCTGTACTGATATCGGTctatcatgaaattttcaagTATTTCGTGATGAGAAAACTAAAGTTCGCAATATTTTGATTGGGCAAAGAATGGAAATAGTAAAAGCCTATTCAAATACgccatttcatttttcaaagtacGAATTACACACGTCATAGGAAAAGTCTATATACCGACACTATACCATTTTCTAGTTTAATTGTTTTGCAAGTGCTTGAATGGCGATCTTGAACAGATCCTTCATGTTAAACCAGGTTATATAAGATGCACTGCAAAATTTGAATTCTATCTTGTAGTAATACGGTCCGTGTATAGTGCTGATGAAGGATTGCACCCGATGTTCTTATCCTCCATCAATTTGTTCGACCCTTTTTCATTCGAAGCAAGCTTTGGGGCCTTGGGTAAACATGGACATGAAGTGAACATGGGTGGCCTGGTTTTCCACTTGTAGTGCGACTTGTCGAAAGAGACGTGCAATTTGTCGGAAGAGGACGATTGAATTTACGTTTTGAGCTCTATTTTTAATCATTAAGAAGCGGAGATACATGCAATGAACCTATCTTTATCAGATTCGTCAGCTGAACAGAGTTCGTGGGGAGTTCAATTTGCCCGGGGACCCGAGAATATTGCAGATGTCTCTGTCCACAGGGAAGCATTCTGAGCTGCAAGTGCTTCCCACTGCTCGACTCTTGCATGGCTCCCATGTCATGAAATTCTTACCCTCATCACAAGTTACATTACATTCGCCATTACGAATGTTAGTAGACGTCCGAGACGCCCGGATCTTCGCAAACACTGTTTAACAGGTGCAGAGACATCGGCATCGATGCCTCGTGCAAATAAGttcttttcctcaaaaggtGCTGAAGAAAAGTAACTAGACGGTGGATTCATTTGCACGTTCTTTACCGTGTATGATGAATAAGATTTCCATGATATATGCGGGCAAGATGAGTAAGAAGACGTGATTCACAAAAGCCAAGGAAAATGAACAGAGGCAAGTGAGCAAAGCCTCCTGCTCACAAGCTTGCCTTTCAATTCCATGACCCAAAAACACAGCGCAGGCACGTAGGCAGATGAGTAACGAGCGAGCCAGCAGAGACTATCTCATTCGCAAAACTAAACTATTTGCCTcaaccaagaaatcaaatcTTCAATTATATAGAGATAGATCTCCTATTTATTCCACCATGGCACCCCGCACAAAGGTTGTCTAAACGGTCAAGCCAGTGAAGGGAGGCTAGAGACCTAACCGAGCATGACACAACTTACGATTAAACCTGATGAAGAGCTGGTCTCAATATCAAGTGTCTATATCCTGATTGGATTTAAGCAAAAGGCAATTGCAGGATTGGGCCCCATTCCCAACACCCCCTACCACAACCAAAAAGTGGGACTACAATACGGTCCTGCAAAACCTTCCACCGCTACCGACATTAAAGACGTGTGCGAACTCGATTTTACTGTCTTCGAGCTCCTCACATCACTTGCTTCCAGTGTCATATATGTCCGTGCTGCACATATTTATTCACCGAAACATTTTTCCATGGACCAAAAACAAGTTTAGATTGAGGGAAAGCGCATGAGAAGATAATCACTTTCTCTAAACtactaaataaatgaaaattaatctgAAAATGACCACTTTTCGATGAAATAAACATGCCCTGAATATAACTTTGAATGAATAGATTGggcaaagagaaaatatttatatagcTACTACTATAATCACCGAATCACTGTTCCTTCTGGTATTTCAAAGAACACAAATGCCCAGTCAATCGACTATTCGCGAATTTCATTGTCCCTCATCGAGGTTCGAAGGAAGATTGTTTGAAAAGTTAGTGCTAGACCGCTTAAGGCATGTTTGATAACTTGCTCAATAATAactaattttattcttttgtttctagaagtagatttgaaacataaatccttttaataaattttttgttcccattcCGAAAAACGAAaatctgttcttttgttcccaagaatagatttagaacagaatcaaaaagtaaaaaaaaaaaaaaattacttctttgttcttgaaaataattgtaGAATCAAATCCAaacctattttcttttttctcttttcttttcttcttttctccttctctcttcttctcccttcttcttcccccaaCCAAAGTGGCCaattgccgccgccgccattggCCATGGTCGATGATCAGGCGGGCGAGGTCTGACAAGCTCATCGGAGCCTCGCCATTAGCCTCGACCTCGCCCAGGCAACATAAGGTCGGTGTCGCCTTGGCCTGGTGAGGCCCAACCTCGCGGTAGCTAGCGAGGACGAGGCTTGTAGTGGCTAAGTGAGCCTTCAACGAGCTCATCATACCTCACCCAATCTATCGCCGAACTGaccacaaagaaggaggaagaagaagagaaaggaaaaagaaaaataagaaaaatataataaaagtatttacaaaattaaaaacaaaaaaacaaaaaaatttagagtcttaccaaatgcatttttatttcggaaataaaaattttggacgattaccaaaaacttgaaaattgttGCCAAGAACAGAATAATTTCTTAGCATAAATTGTTTCCGAAAAAAGTCATCATGGAACGCACACTtagaaatctttctttttcccttcttttttcatgaaattaagtGCGTGCCACCTTAGACGCCACTTAGTTATATTGGTAGGTCAATGTGATTTTCACGTCCCGTTAcacttgaacaaaaaaaaattattcgagTGAAATTTTCTACATCTCAGgctttgttattattattagcTGATTATGTAGTTGGCTCTACTTCCATGTACCTAAAATTGTATATGTCCGCTTCATAGCAAGATTCAGGTTTAATTTCCGGGTACCAtctcgccatcgccatcgccatcgagGAAAATCATAGGAAATCATCATACTCGTTCTCCaaaagaatcaaatcaaaatgaaggAACCCTAAGTTGAGCTggaaaaattaaggaaattaaGCAGAAATTACTTCGTCTCGGGCACGTTTAAAAGGATGATTAACCACGACCATTCCCCCTAAACGTCCTCGACGGGTTGTCAACAATTTAGTCAACAATTTCTTAGTTACATCTTCACTAGTTTAATCATTTATCAGCGCcaaaaatgataataatgaaCATGTCATGTAATTGGGTCATCTGTAAACGCTTTATGTAGACGAATTAGAGATCGccattagtttgaaataaattagcATTTCAACACAATCAACCGAGACTAATGATATATGTAAAGAATGttataactcaattttttttttttggtgcatcatatgtgttttttttttttttgacagaaaTCAACTAATATATTGATCATTACACCCGCAGCTATAGCATCCGTATACACTAAATCCAGCAAGATGTACGGGCCGGGGGGGAGAAGTTCCGTTGAGGGCCGGGTTAGCTAATTGGGCTTTTGCAACCCAACAACGACTAGGTTAGATGAGCGTCGACAGTGACGTAGACAGAGGTGAGAGAAGGTGGATAGCCAAAAGAAAAGCTCGTCTATCACAGGTCGCAGCTCCCATGGCGGCGATCTTGTGCCATGCGTCATATGTGTTGTGTTCACTATATTTtaacatttcaaattcaattaatcacaCGAATAAAGTAATGTAGCTAATCTAATATTATTCTCTAGTAGCTTACATTTACTTTTGTGTAGTATCTTTCAATTCAAATAGGAGAAATTTGATATTAAATcggtataccagtttagggttttaccCACCgtttgttacaaatgtatcaatttgtggtttttcgtgataataatccaatttaacaataaCTGATGAAGGGTATACAAATATACAAGTTTGgtgttttttgtggtaaaaaaaataatttggtataaatttgttataagtgcatcaatttgagatttttgcgGCATTAACTAAGGGTGAGCAATTCTAGGTTCCGCTTGAAATTTAAAATCTATCTATCAAAATAGGTTCCGTGATTTTTGGAACTTATAATCTACCATACATATCCaaaaacttgaaacctaccctaTCATAGATTCTAGGGTCAGTTTTAGAATCTACTCATATTCTATTTGTAGTCTTAATTGAAAGATTACAATGAATCATCTTCACTAATAATCACTATTTGCTAAAATCCATAAATTATAACTCATAtttagatatatgaaaaatatgaaatattaataaattaaaagtctcGGTCATGGAGATAGTCGGAAATAGAAGCTTATACTAGTGGATTCATATTACACACTCATTATTAAATGCCATAAAATGCCATAGGGCTTGCGCAAAGGCATAACAGAAAAAACCCAGACTTGTTTTAGGACAGGTTTCCGATTTTGGATCTTGAAAACTATTCTACATATTCTAGAAGAAACCTAGGATTGACCCCAATTCTAGCCCACAATTCTAGCCCACAACTATTATCACTTCTAGTATTggccccatttttttttttaaaaaaatatttaaaagaaaatgataaaagggAGAGGTGGATCATTAAAAAGCAGTTAATACGATGACTGGACTAGCCAATGCAACGAgcagaaaaaatgaataatcccCCTCATAACGCGTAGGAGTGTTCAATCAAACCGATTTTACCCAAGAAAAGGATTGCACTGCCCAAAAAAAGGTCTGCAAACTAGTTCCCgaataggttccaaatttttcaaactTGTTATAATTGGGCTGAGAACAAGTTTTGAGTGAATGCCCAACAAGAGAATTGGCTTCGAATCGATTTTGTAAACTAAAagtcaaaatcttaatttcttttctcctaAATTCTAACAGCAACACTCTTTCATCATTTGTCTCTTCTCAGAATTTCTCGCTAGTTTTTTCTCTTCCCCTAATTCTTTATAAATGAATAGagaatggattttattttttttattgttcatcttttacaTTGAATCATTTCAATATTCATGGcctcatataattttttttataaaaaataataaataaataaaacgagTTCACAACTAAACCTTGAAACCAGGCCGAAAAAACAATGTAGGCTCCAGGACCAATTACTGACAAACGGAATAGGTTTCAAGATCTAAAAAGTAATAATCAATTTAAACATGGTAGATTCCATATTCTAGCTCTAGTACCTAGTCCTTCTAGAACCCATCACCCCTAATGGTGTGCTTTAGAACCTACTCGTTCTAGAACCCATCACCCCTAACAGTGTGCACTCCCCGTCACCTCCACGTGTCCAGTCTTATCCCCTTGTCCTCTCCTCCCCTctataaaaagccaaaaagccaCCCccgaaggaggagaaagagtaGAAAACCAGTCAGGTTTATACGGTTGCAAGGACCACATCcgctctccatctccatctcacgtcactctcactctctctttctctcgattTCTCCGCCGCCGTAATGGCCACCGGCCTCCTTCCCTCCGGAGCCCTCGCCGTCAAGGCcgcggcctcctcctcctccaacaaCAAGTGGCTGGCCCGGATCTTCGGCTTCTCCTCCGACCCGGGCTACATTGACTCCGCCGGCGGCAGCAGCGGCAAGGTCGCCTACCCCAGGAAGGCCGACTTGGAAGGCTCGGGCTCGAGCCTGTCCGCGGCGGGGAGGCCCCGCCCCGACCCGATCCGGTTCACGGAGGAGAAGGCGCGGCTCCTCAGGCTCATGACCTCCGACGCGGCCTCCCGCCACGACGCCATGTATCACTCCGCGATCGCCTCCCGCCTCGCTTCGGACTTCGGGAACCCGACCGATCTGTAATccggccggaccggaccggaccatgTTAACATCAGTACGATTGTCGCTGTATAACATCTTTAGGAcacacttttaattttttttttccttggtcaGATGTCGTTCCGAGTCGTAATATTCCGAATCATGGGTGGGATGTGGTGATGTAAGGACAGCTAAGGTTACGTGAAATGGGTGGATTAATCTTTGTGATCACCTATCATTTTAGTTGATATTTGATGTAATGTACATATTTAATAATGTTTAATATAGTTTAAATATTTGACCACTCTTGGCATTCTCTTGATTGGCATCAAGTTATTATTAATCAGTAACTTAAGCATGAGTCATTCTATTTTTAATCCATCAGCGACAACGACGTGATGTGCCCATAAATGACGAAGGGTTTTATCAATCCTGGTTAGGAAAGGTAGGTCGTATATAAGCTGAATACGATCATTATCGAACTTAAGTCGATCAATGATTTTGATGTTTAGTGGAGTGAGTCACCTGTTGTGGTCATTATTCGTTTGGTATCGTGATTGGATCTCACTTTCaagttgatttatgaaattatatGTGATTATATCATGAAGTTGATATGTGGTGAAATATGGGAGCCATGTTAACTAATGTCGGGcacctattaaaaaaaatatatcatatgAGAACTTTCCTGATATCTGTCTATTGGTAAGGAGAAAACACCAAATGAGAAAAAAGCCAAAGTTCGCAAAATTTTAATTGAGCAAGAATGAAAATAGTAAAAGCCTATTCAAACACGTCTTTCGATTTCCAAAATAATAATTACACATCATAAGAAATGTCAGTCAGTGTAGCGAGCACCATTGGCATATTTAAAAACAGCGAAGGTTACGTGAATTGGGTGGATTAATCTTTGTAATTACCAATCATTTTAGTTGATATTTGATGTAATGtacatatttaatatttaatatagtTTAAATATTTGACCACTCTTGGCATTCTCTTTATTGGCATCAAGTGATTATTAATTAGTAACTTGGGCATGCGTCCTTCTATTTTTAATCCATCAGAGACAACGACATGATGTGTCCATAAATGGTGAAGGGTTTTTTCAATCTTGGATAAGAAAGGTAGGTCGTATATAAGCTGAATACGATGATTATCAAATTTAAgtcaatgaatgattttgatgttTAGTGGAGTGAGTCACCTGTTGCGGTCATTGTTTGTTTGGTATCGTGATTGAATCTCACTTTCAAGTTGATTTATGAAACCATATGTGATTATGTCATGAAGTTGATATGTGGTGAAATATGGGAGCCATGTTAACCAATGTCGGgcacttattaaaaaaaatatcatatgaGAACTCTCGTACTGATATCTCTCTATTCGTAACGAGAAAAAGCCAAAGTCCGCAAAATTTTAATTGGGCAAAGAATGGAAATAGTAAAAGCCTATTCAAACACGCCTTTCGATTTCCAAAATAATAATTACACATCATAAGAAAGATCAGTGTAGCGAGCACCATTGTATTTTCTAACTTGATTGTTTAACAAGTGTTCGAATGGCAAATCTTGAACAAATCCTTCATGTTAACACCGCTTATATAAGATGCACTGCAAACATTGAATTCGATCTTGTAGTAATACGTTCCATGTATGGTGCTGATGAAGGATTGCACTCCATGACCTCGTGAAGTCGACATGGGATGTCTGGTTTTCCATCTGTTGTGCAACTTGTGGAAAGATACATGCAATTTGTCGGAAGAGGAGTATCGAATTTGTCTTATGAACTCTGTTCTGTATCGTTGATAAGTGGAGATGCACGCAATGAACCTATCTCTGTCAGATTCGTAAGCTGAACAGAGTTCATGGCGAATTCAATTTGCCCGGGGACCTGAGC
This genomic stretch from Eucalyptus grandis isolate ANBG69807.140 chromosome 3, ASM1654582v1, whole genome shotgun sequence harbors:
- the LOC120291674 gene encoding uncharacterized protein LOC120291674, giving the protein MATGLLPSGALAVKAAASSSSNNKWLARIFGFSSDPGYIDSAGGSSGKVAYPRKADLEGSGSSLSAAGRPRPDPIRFTEEKARLLRLMTSDAASRHDAMYHSAIASRLASDFGNPTDL